Proteins from a genomic interval of Piscinibacter sp. HJYY11:
- a CDS encoding ABC transporter substrate-binding protein translates to MKRSLSFFASSFCLVVAATSTSAQTLRWASQGDAQTMDPYSQNELLTNAMNGQVYETLVNRDKKMALEPVLATEWTQVSPLQWRFKLRPNVKFHDGTPFTADDVVFSVQRAAEATSDIGVYANAVGKPRKVDNLTVEFNLAAVNPIFLQHISLLPIMSKVWAEKNKATKPIDFKNKEEGYASFNANGTGPFILVSRQPDVKTVYKRNTAWWGKFDGNVQEVVYTPIKSDATRVAALVSGEIDLVLDPAPQDLPRLRNTPDVKVLDGPENRIVFIGMDQHRDELLYSSVKGKNPFKDQRVRTALYQAIDIETIKTKLMRGQSAPTGAITPSPLGTYNDPALEKRLPYDLDGAKKLMADAGYPQGFEVTLDCPNNRYINDEEICQTLASMWARLNVKVRVNAMPRSTYFPKIQKLDTSMYMLGWGGAITDAETTFTPVLRARGEAGVGSWNFSNAKDARFEELAAASSKEPDPKKREQLVKAALARHNELVLSIPLHRQVIPWAMRGKVDAVHRPDNWLEWRWVTVK, encoded by the coding sequence ATGAAACGCAGCCTGTCGTTTTTTGCTTCGTCCTTTTGTCTCGTGGTGGCCGCCACGTCCACCTCCGCACAGACCCTGCGCTGGGCATCACAAGGTGATGCGCAGACCATGGATCCTTATTCGCAAAACGAGCTTCTCACCAATGCGATGAACGGCCAGGTCTACGAGACGCTGGTCAACCGCGACAAGAAGATGGCGCTCGAGCCGGTGCTCGCCACCGAGTGGACGCAGGTGAGCCCGCTGCAATGGCGCTTCAAGCTGCGCCCGAACGTCAAGTTCCACGACGGCACGCCCTTCACCGCCGACGACGTGGTGTTCTCGGTGCAGCGCGCGGCCGAGGCTACGTCCGACATCGGCGTGTACGCCAATGCGGTCGGCAAGCCGAGGAAGGTCGACAACCTCACCGTCGAGTTCAACCTCGCCGCGGTCAACCCGATCTTCCTGCAGCACATCAGCCTGCTGCCGATCATGAGCAAGGTGTGGGCCGAGAAGAACAAGGCCACCAAGCCGATCGACTTCAAGAACAAGGAAGAGGGCTACGCCTCGTTCAACGCCAACGGCACCGGCCCCTTCATCCTCGTCTCGCGCCAGCCCGACGTGAAGACCGTCTACAAGCGCAACACCGCCTGGTGGGGCAAGTTCGACGGCAATGTGCAGGAGGTGGTCTACACCCCGATCAAGAGCGACGCCACGCGCGTGGCCGCGCTCGTCTCCGGCGAGATCGACCTCGTGCTCGACCCGGCACCGCAAGACCTGCCGCGCCTGCGCAACACGCCCGACGTGAAGGTGCTCGACGGCCCCGAGAACCGCATCGTCTTCATCGGCATGGACCAGCACCGCGACGAGCTGCTCTACAGCAGCGTGAAGGGCAAGAACCCCTTCAAGGACCAGCGTGTGCGCACCGCGCTCTACCAGGCGATCGACATCGAGACCATCAAGACCAAGCTGATGCGCGGGCAGTCGGCACCCACCGGCGCGATCACGCCGTCGCCGCTGGGCACCTACAACGACCCGGCGCTGGAGAAGCGCCTGCCCTACGACCTGGACGGCGCCAAGAAGCTGATGGCCGACGCCGGCTACCCGCAGGGCTTCGAGGTCACGCTCGACTGCCCCAACAACCGCTACATCAACGACGAAGAGATCTGCCAGACCCTGGCCTCGATGTGGGCGCGCCTCAACGTGAAGGTGCGCGTCAACGCGATGCCGCGCTCGACCTACTTCCCCAAGATCCAGAAGCTCGACACCTCGATGTACATGCTGGGCTGGGGCGGTGCCATCACCGATGCCGAGACCACCTTCACGCCGGTGCTGCGCGCGCGTGGTGAAGCGGGCGTGGGCTCGTGGAACTTCAGCAACGCCAAGGACGCCAGGTTCGAGGAGCTGGCCGCGGCCTCCAGCAAGGAGCCCGACCCGAAGAAGCGCGAACAGCTGGTGAAGGCCGCGCTGGCCCGCCACAACGAGCTCGTGCTCAGCATCCCGCTGCACCGCCAGGTGATCCCTTGGGCGATGCGCGGCAAGGTCGACGCGGTGCACCGCCCGGACAACTGGCTGGAGTGGCGCTGGGTCACGGTGAAGTGA
- a CDS encoding GGDEF domain-containing protein: MPTFTATEIAFLMVACQQAVLALGWAIGAVVVPIDRRSALQWACYALLTGSSVLIFIAASQTRSEELRALANLCVATGIVLMERGVRQFTGRPAPWWPYALLVVGVAGLSWLGLDPGYGALRVAIVSGLVALLCALTAWNIYVYARRDLGLAFGHLLAVPLLLGAMVFATRSARAVVSPYTVVAELAGNSSLNIGSAVVFLVTALVFHLALVALVGMRLMAELRRLSRTDGLTEVFNRRAIEEQLHDEARRAVRSQRPFSVLMIDADYFKGINDRFGHAAGDDALRHLTRIMKAQMRDVDRIGRFGGEEFVAVLPGTAATEALNAAERLRDAVLRRPWAWQGEVLPLTVSIGVAAWRGPQDEVPALLKRADAALYRAKALGRDRFELGS; the protein is encoded by the coding sequence ATGCCCACCTTCACCGCCACCGAGATCGCCTTTTTGATGGTGGCGTGCCAGCAGGCGGTGCTGGCGCTCGGCTGGGCGATCGGCGCCGTGGTGGTGCCCATCGACCGACGCTCCGCCCTGCAATGGGCGTGTTACGCCCTGTTGACGGGCAGCTCGGTGCTCATCTTCATCGCCGCCAGCCAGACCCGGAGCGAAGAGCTGCGCGCGCTGGCCAATCTCTGCGTGGCCACCGGCATCGTGCTGATGGAGCGCGGCGTGCGTCAGTTCACCGGCCGGCCGGCGCCGTGGTGGCCTTACGCGCTGCTGGTGGTCGGTGTGGCCGGGCTGTCGTGGCTCGGGCTCGATCCGGGGTACGGTGCGCTGCGGGTGGCCATCGTCTCGGGGCTGGTGGCGCTCCTCTGCGCGCTGACGGCCTGGAACATCTACGTCTACGCCCGCCGCGACCTGGGGCTTGCCTTCGGCCACCTGCTGGCCGTGCCGCTGCTGCTGGGCGCGATGGTGTTTGCCACGCGCAGTGCCCGGGCGGTGGTCTCGCCCTACACCGTGGTCGCCGAGCTGGCGGGCAACAGCTCGCTCAACATCGGCTCGGCGGTCGTCTTCCTGGTCACGGCGCTGGTGTTCCACCTCGCGCTGGTGGCGCTGGTCGGCATGCGCCTGATGGCCGAGCTGCGCCGGCTCTCCAGGACCGACGGCCTGACCGAGGTCTTCAACCGCCGCGCCATCGAAGAGCAGTTGCACGACGAAGCCCGGCGTGCGGTGCGCAGCCAGCGCCCGTTTTCCGTGCTGATGATCGATGCCGACTACTTCAAGGGCATCAACGACCGCTTCGGGCATGCCGCCGGCGATGACGCCTTGCGCCACCTGACCCGCATCATGAAAGCCCAGATGCGCGACGTCGACCGCATCGGCCGTTTCGGCGGCGAGGAGTTCGTGGCGGTGCTGCCGGGCACGGCGGCCACCGAGGCGCTCAATGCTGCCGAGCGCCTGCGCGACGCCGTGCTGCGTCGGCCGTGGGCCTGGCAGGGCGAGGTGCTGCCCCTGACCGTGAGCATTGGCGTGGCGGCGTGGCGCGGCCCCCAGGACGAGGTCCCGGCGCTGCTCAAGCGTGCCGATGCGGCCCTGTACCGCGCCAAGGCGCTGGGGCGCGACCGCTTCGAATTGGGCTCCTGA
- a CDS encoding nuclear transport factor 2 family protein — MPSADTLERFIARVEANAHVEAVEEFYAADSTMQENQNPPRIGRDKHAENERKVMARARSVSSTCVRPVFVNGDHVVIRWIFHFEWQDGSHTHMEELAYQRWEGERIAEETFFYDPAQRVPKKP; from the coding sequence ATGCCCTCTGCCGACACCCTCGAACGCTTCATTGCCCGCGTCGAAGCCAACGCGCATGTCGAAGCGGTGGAAGAGTTCTACGCCGCCGACTCGACGATGCAGGAGAACCAGAACCCGCCACGCATCGGCCGCGACAAGCATGCCGAGAACGAGCGCAAGGTGATGGCGCGCGCCAGGTCGGTCAGCTCCACCTGCGTGCGGCCGGTGTTCGTGAACGGCGACCATGTGGTGATCCGCTGGATCTTCCACTTTGAGTGGCAGGACGGCAGCCACACCCACATGGAAGAGCTGGCCTACCAGCGCTGGGAGGGCGAGCGCATCGCCGAGGAGACCTTTTTCTACGACCCGGCCCAGCGCGTGCCGAAGAAGCCCTGA
- a CDS encoding MoxR family ATPase encodes MKFQGSENYVATDDLMLAVNAAATLKRPLLIKGEPGTGKTMLAEEVAQALNMPLLQWHIKSTTKAQQGLYEYDAVSRLRDSQLGDEKVKDIQNYIVKGVLWQAFTADQPVVLLIDEIDKADIEFPNDLLREIDRMEFYVYETRELIKARHRPLVFITSNNEKELPDAFLRRCFFHYIKFPDAATMEKIVEVHFPKLRKELLAAALKNFYDVRNLPGLKKKPSTSELLDWLKLLVAEDIPLEVLQSKDEKVSVPPLVGALLKNEQDVSLFEKLVFMQRHNR; translated from the coding sequence ATGAAATTCCAAGGTTCCGAGAACTACGTCGCCACCGACGACCTGATGCTGGCCGTCAACGCGGCAGCCACGCTGAAGCGGCCTCTTCTGATCAAGGGCGAGCCCGGCACCGGCAAGACGATGCTGGCCGAGGAAGTGGCGCAGGCGCTGAACATGCCGCTGCTGCAGTGGCACATCAAGAGCACCACGAAGGCGCAGCAGGGCCTGTACGAGTACGACGCGGTGAGCCGCCTGCGCGATTCGCAGCTGGGTGACGAGAAGGTCAAGGACATCCAGAACTACATCGTGAAGGGCGTGCTCTGGCAGGCCTTCACCGCCGACCAGCCGGTCGTGCTGCTGATCGACGAAATCGACAAGGCCGACATCGAATTCCCGAACGACCTGCTGCGCGAGATCGACCGCATGGAGTTCTACGTCTACGAGACGCGCGAGCTCATCAAGGCCCGGCACCGCCCGCTGGTGTTCATCACCTCCAACAACGAGAAGGAGCTGCCAGACGCCTTCCTGCGCCGCTGCTTCTTCCACTACATCAAGTTCCCCGACGCCGCCACGATGGAAAAGATCGTGGAAGTGCACTTTCCCAAGCTGCGCAAGGAACTGCTGGCCGCCGCGCTCAAGAACTTCTACGACGTGCGCAACCTGCCCGGCCTGAAGAAGAAGCCGAGCACCTCGGAGCTGCTCGACTGGCTGAAGCTCCTGGTGGCCGAGGACATCCCGCTCGAAGTGCTGCAGAGCAAGGACGAGAAGGTCTCGGTGCCGCCGCTGGTGGGCGCGCTGCTCAAGAACGAACAGGACGTGTCGCTGTTCGAGAAGCTCGTGTTCATGCAGCGCCACAACCGCTGA
- a CDS encoding cytochrome c, which translates to MKKLLSSFIALAAFASAGVQAQDVKASPEAGQKKAAMCIGCHNIPGYQASFPEIHKVPMISGQGGKYIAAALNAYKKGERKHPTMRSIAGSLTDQDIADLSAFYEQQGKTAPVAAQTQAVPQPSPEVAKLLTQGNCNSCHGANYSTPIDGSYPKIAGQHADYLLVALKAYKMSNNPNVGRSNAIMAGMAQPFTAAQLKQIANYLASLPTDLHTVPQSRFR; encoded by the coding sequence ATGAAGAAACTGCTTTCCTCGTTCATTGCCCTGGCCGCTTTCGCCTCCGCCGGTGTTCAGGCGCAAGACGTCAAGGCCAGCCCCGAAGCGGGGCAGAAGAAGGCTGCCATGTGCATTGGCTGCCACAACATCCCTGGCTACCAGGCCAGCTTCCCCGAGATCCACAAGGTGCCGATGATCTCGGGCCAGGGCGGCAAGTACATCGCCGCCGCGCTCAACGCCTACAAGAAGGGCGAGCGCAAGCACCCGACCATGCGCTCCATCGCCGGCAGCCTGACCGACCAGGACATCGCCGACCTGTCTGCCTTCTACGAGCAGCAGGGCAAGACCGCACCGGTCGCCGCCCAGACCCAGGCCGTGCCGCAGCCCAGCCCCGAAGTCGCCAAGCTGCTGACCCAGGGCAACTGCAACAGCTGCCACGGCGCCAACTACAGCACTCCCATCGACGGCAGCTACCCCAAGATCGCCGGCCAGCACGCCGACTACCTGCTGGTGGCCCTGAAGGCCTACAAGATGTCCAACAACCCCAACGTGGGCCGCTCCAACGCCATCATGGCCGGCATGGCCCAGCCGTTCACCGCGGCGCAGCTGAAGCAGATCGCCAACTACCTGGCTTCGCTGCCGACCGACCTGCACACGGTGCCGCAGTCGCGCTTTCGCTGA
- a CDS encoding HD-GYP domain-containing protein, with translation MLKKIPIQQLRLGMHLHALEGSWLDHPFWKTKFVLRDQSDLDKLVASGVQACWIDSSKGLDVGLAPVPAKAAPASAPAATLSAPPTLTQATSLSQEVKRAAVLVAKSKQAVKALFNDARLGNAVDAERCLPLVDEIAGSVYRNPSAMISLARLKTHDDYSYMHSVAVCALMVSLSRQLGLDDTATRDAGLAGLLHDMGKAVMPTEVLNKPGKLTDDEFKVMKSHPLRGYEMLREGGTATEGALDVCLHHHEKVDGSGYPHGLRGDQISMLAKMGAVCDVYDAITSNRPYKNGWDPAESIRKMAEWRGGHFDDVVFQAFVKSLGIYPVGSLVRMQSGRLAVVCEQNLESLVSPKVKVFFSTRSQLHITPELLDLSSPSCSDRIAARESNAQWKFTHLEALWADPESLKLHGVTA, from the coding sequence ATGCTGAAGAAAATTCCAATCCAACAGCTCCGCCTCGGCATGCACCTCCACGCCCTGGAGGGATCGTGGCTGGACCATCCGTTCTGGAAGACCAAGTTCGTCCTGCGCGACCAGAGCGATCTCGACAAGCTCGTGGCGTCTGGCGTGCAAGCCTGCTGGATCGACAGCAGCAAGGGCCTGGACGTCGGCCTGGCGCCCGTGCCGGCGAAGGCGGCACCTGCTTCGGCGCCCGCGGCCACGCTCTCCGCCCCGCCGACGCTCACCCAGGCGACCAGCCTGTCGCAGGAAGTGAAGCGCGCCGCGGTGCTCGTGGCCAAGTCCAAGCAGGCGGTGAAGGCGTTGTTCAACGACGCCCGGCTGGGCAACGCGGTCGATGCCGAGCGCTGCCTGCCGCTGGTCGACGAGATTGCCGGCTCCGTCTACCGCAACCCGAGCGCCATGATCAGCCTGGCCCGGCTCAAGACCCACGACGACTACTCCTACATGCACTCGGTGGCGGTGTGCGCGCTGATGGTGTCGCTCTCGCGCCAGCTCGGCCTGGACGACACCGCCACGCGTGACGCCGGCCTCGCCGGCCTGTTGCACGACATGGGCAAGGCCGTGATGCCCACCGAGGTGCTCAACAAGCCCGGCAAGCTGACCGACGACGAGTTCAAGGTGATGAAGTCGCACCCGCTGCGCGGCTACGAGATGCTGCGCGAAGGCGGCACCGCCACCGAAGGCGCGCTCGACGTCTGCCTGCACCACCACGAGAAGGTGGACGGCAGCGGCTACCCGCACGGCCTGCGCGGCGACCAGATCTCGATGCTCGCCAAGATGGGCGCGGTGTGCGACGTGTACGACGCCATCACCTCCAACCGGCCCTACAAGAACGGTTGGGACCCGGCCGAGTCGATCCGCAAGATGGCAGAGTGGCGCGGCGGGCATTTCGACGACGTGGTGTTCCAGGCCTTCGTGAAGAGCCTGGGCATCTATCCCGTGGGCTCGCTGGTGCGCATGCAGTCGGGCCGGCTCGCGGTGGTGTGCGAGCAGAACCTGGAGTCGCTGGTGTCGCCCAAGGTCAAGGTCTTCTTCTCCACCCGTTCGCAGCTGCACATCACGCCCGAGCTGCTCGACCTGTCCAGCCCGTCCTGCAGCGACCGCATCGCGGCACGCGAATCCAATGCGCAGTGGAAGTTCACCCACCTCGAGGCGCTCTGGGCCGACCCCGAGAGCCTGAAGTTGCACGGCGTGACGGCCTGA
- a CDS encoding sulfite exporter TauE/SafE family protein produces the protein MALGHGEVTGFALITDPVFYAVAIPAVLLTGLAKSGFLSGFGALAVPLMALAVPVPQAAAIMLPLLLVMDAVGLQQLWRQRDNALLRLLLPAGLIGVGVGTLLFGVLSSKTVSAVVGALTLLFLAQRLFFPPRREGVAPSRPLGFALGIASGFTSFVSHAGGPPISAYVLPLRMPPLTMTATTAVFFAVVNSSKCIPYAWLGLIDARNLATSLVLIPLAPVGVWLGVRLTRRIDPTWFYRLAYTGMFLAGVKLLYDGLS, from the coding sequence GTGGCGCTGGGTCACGGTGAAGTGACCGGTTTCGCGCTCATCACCGATCCCGTCTTCTACGCGGTCGCGATTCCCGCGGTGTTGCTCACGGGGCTGGCGAAGAGCGGTTTCCTGAGCGGCTTTGGTGCGCTGGCGGTGCCGCTCATGGCACTGGCCGTGCCGGTGCCGCAGGCGGCAGCGATCATGCTGCCCTTGCTGCTGGTGATGGATGCCGTCGGCCTGCAGCAGCTCTGGCGCCAGCGGGACAACGCGCTGCTGCGCCTGCTGCTGCCCGCCGGGCTGATCGGCGTGGGGGTGGGCACGCTGCTGTTCGGTGTGCTGTCCAGCAAGACGGTGTCGGCCGTCGTGGGCGCCTTGACGTTGCTCTTCCTCGCGCAGCGGCTCTTCTTTCCGCCCCGGCGCGAGGGCGTGGCGCCCTCCAGGCCGCTGGGCTTTGCGCTTGGCATCGCTTCCGGGTTCACGAGTTTCGTGTCACATGCCGGAGGCCCGCCGATCAGCGCCTACGTGCTGCCGCTGCGCATGCCGCCCTTGACCATGACCGCGACCACGGCGGTCTTCTTTGCGGTGGTGAATTCTTCGAAGTGCATCCCTTACGCCTGGCTGGGCCTGATCGATGCACGCAACCTGGCGACCTCGCTGGTGCTGATACCGCTCGCGCCCGTCGGGGTGTGGCTCGGTGTGCGGCTCACCCGGCGCATCGACCCGACCTGGTTCTATCGGCTGGCCTACACCGGCATGTTTCTCGCCGGTGTGAAGCTGCTGTACGACGGGTTGAGCTGA
- a CDS encoding GNAT family N-acetyltransferase → MAFAAPVTLKGQHATLEPLSLAHEAEAIEAVKDGELWQLWYTSIPAPERMRAEIERRLALQQQGSMLPFAVRDAEGRMVGMTTYMHIDATHRRVEIGSTWTARSAQRGPLNTECKLMLLTHAFEQLQCIAVEFRTHFFNQQSRRAIERLGAKLDGILRSHQLTPNGALRDTCVYSIIASEWPAVKAHLRFQLDKPR, encoded by the coding sequence ATGGCCTTCGCTGCGCCGGTCACGCTGAAAGGCCAGCACGCGACGCTGGAGCCCCTGAGCCTGGCCCACGAGGCCGAGGCGATCGAGGCGGTGAAGGACGGCGAGCTGTGGCAGCTCTGGTACACGAGCATCCCGGCGCCCGAGCGGATGCGCGCGGAAATCGAGCGGCGCCTCGCCCTGCAGCAACAGGGCTCGATGCTGCCCTTCGCCGTGCGCGACGCCGAGGGCCGCATGGTCGGCATGACCACCTACATGCACATCGATGCCACGCATCGGCGTGTCGAGATCGGCTCCACCTGGACGGCCAGGAGCGCCCAGCGCGGCCCTCTCAACACCGAGTGCAAGCTGATGCTGCTGACGCACGCCTTCGAGCAGCTGCAGTGCATCGCGGTCGAGTTCCGCACGCACTTCTTCAACCAGCAGAGCCGCCGCGCGATCGAGCGCCTGGGCGCCAAGCTCGACGGCATCCTGCGCAGCCACCAGCTCACGCCCAACGGCGCCCTGCGCGACACCTGCGTCTACAGCATCATCGCGAGCGAGTGGCCGGCGGTGAAAGCGCACCTGCGCTTCCAGCTCGACAAGCCCCGCTGA
- a CDS encoding FAD-binding oxidoreductase produces MPSLTRRRLCQALASAGVLTMAPGQAEVPRELLVANVTGLYTVKVARIETPRSAAEVSGLLRAWPGQVSIGGGRYSMGGQVAIADGLHLDMREMKALVWLKADERRVRVQAGMRWRDLQDVIDPLGLAVKTMQSYANFTVGGAVSVNAHGRYVGNGGVGHSVRALQLVLADGAIVEASREQRAELFRAAIGGYGAVGAITEVELDLVPNVRMKRIVQKVPLEAYAEFFQHAVAGDARNVMHNADLLPPHFDLPVAITWRESDEPLTEPARLVPRGQRYALEQNVVWALTELPGGAKVRRSILHPLLTADPAVKWRNHEASLDVAELEPRTRSLSTYVLQEYFIPVRHFVPSARGMAQVLRKHDVMALNISVRHSPADALSLLPWAKEEVFSFVLYYKQRVHASAQDAVGRWTRELIELALAHEGRHYLPYQLHATQAQFDLAYPEAERLRALKRRVDPAGKLTNAMWARYL; encoded by the coding sequence ATGCCGTCGTTGACGCGACGCAGGCTCTGCCAAGCCCTGGCAAGCGCCGGCGTGCTGACGATGGCGCCCGGCCAAGCCGAGGTGCCGCGCGAACTGCTGGTGGCCAATGTCACTGGCCTCTACACGGTGAAGGTGGCCCGCATCGAAACTCCGCGCAGCGCCGCCGAGGTGTCGGGCCTCTTGCGGGCCTGGCCCGGGCAGGTGTCGATCGGCGGCGGGCGCTACAGCATGGGCGGGCAGGTCGCCATCGCCGACGGCCTGCACCTCGACATGCGCGAGATGAAGGCGCTCGTCTGGCTCAAGGCCGACGAGCGCCGTGTGCGCGTGCAGGCCGGCATGCGCTGGCGCGACCTGCAGGACGTGATCGACCCGCTGGGGCTCGCCGTCAAGACCATGCAGAGCTACGCCAACTTCACCGTCGGCGGGGCGGTGTCGGTCAATGCGCACGGCCGCTACGTCGGCAATGGCGGTGTCGGCCATTCGGTGCGGGCGTTGCAGCTCGTGCTGGCCGATGGCGCCATCGTCGAGGCCAGCCGCGAGCAGCGGGCCGAGCTCTTCCGCGCCGCCATTGGCGGTTATGGCGCGGTGGGGGCGATCACCGAAGTCGAGCTCGACCTCGTGCCCAACGTGCGCATGAAGCGCATCGTGCAGAAGGTGCCGCTCGAGGCGTACGCCGAGTTTTTCCAGCATGCGGTGGCCGGCGATGCGCGCAACGTGATGCACAACGCCGACCTGCTGCCGCCGCACTTCGACCTGCCGGTGGCCATCACCTGGCGCGAGAGCGACGAGCCCCTCACCGAGCCCGCACGCCTGGTGCCGCGCGGCCAGCGGTATGCGCTGGAGCAGAACGTGGTGTGGGCCCTGACCGAGCTGCCGGGTGGCGCGAAGGTGCGCAGATCGATCCTGCACCCGCTGCTCACCGCCGACCCCGCGGTGAAGTGGCGCAATCACGAGGCCAGCCTCGACGTGGCCGAGCTCGAGCCGCGCACGCGCAGCCTCTCGACCTATGTGCTGCAGGAGTACTTCATCCCCGTGCGCCATTTCGTGCCCTCTGCTCGCGGCATGGCGCAGGTGCTGCGCAAGCACGACGTGATGGCGCTCAACATCTCGGTGCGGCACTCGCCGGCCGATGCGCTGTCGCTGCTGCCGTGGGCGAAGGAGGAGGTGTTCTCCTTCGTGCTCTATTACAAGCAGCGCGTGCATGCCTCGGCGCAAGACGCGGTCGGCCGCTGGACGCGCGAGCTGATCGAGTTAGCTCTCGCCCATGAGGGCCGTCACTACCTGCCCTACCAGTTGCACGCGACGCAGGCACAGTTCGACCTTGCCTACCCCGAGGCCGAACGACTGCGAGCGCTCAAGCGCCGTGTGGACCCGGCCGGCAAGCTCACCAACGCCATGTGGGCGCGCTACCTCTAG